The Pedobacter cryoconitis genome has a window encoding:
- a CDS encoding PfkB family carbohydrate kinase, producing the protein MSLIIIGSVAFDAIETPFGKTDKIVGGAATYASLAASYFYNKVKIVGVVGDDFLQEDINTFTKHGIDTEGLQIKAGEKSFFWSGKYHNDMNSRDTLVTELNVLGDFDPIIPESYQDCEYLMLGNLSPQVQQTVITRLKNRPKLIVLDTMNFWMDIALNDLLDTLKMIDVLTINDEEARQLSGEYSLVKAAKKILEMGPKYLIIKKGEHGALLFHEDKVFSTPALPLAEVFDPTGAGDTFAGGFIGYLAKVGTINFDTMKNAIVYGSALASFCVEKFGTEKIVNLTAAEVAGRIQEFVNLSAFSITEA; encoded by the coding sequence ATGAGCCTGATAATCATAGGGAGTGTAGCATTCGATGCAATTGAAACTCCCTTCGGAAAGACTGATAAAATAGTAGGTGGAGCGGCAACTTACGCTAGTTTGGCTGCTTCTTACTTCTATAATAAAGTGAAAATCGTCGGAGTTGTAGGTGATGACTTCCTTCAGGAAGACATTAATACCTTTACAAAACACGGTATTGACACCGAAGGTTTGCAGATAAAAGCAGGTGAAAAATCATTTTTCTGGTCAGGAAAGTACCACAATGACATGAACAGCAGAGACACTTTAGTTACTGAGCTGAATGTTTTGGGAGATTTTGACCCGATTATCCCTGAGAGCTACCAGGACTGTGAATACCTGATGTTAGGCAATCTTTCTCCACAGGTACAGCAAACAGTCATTACACGTCTTAAAAACAGGCCTAAATTAATCGTTTTAGACACGATGAACTTCTGGATGGACATTGCATTGAATGATTTGCTGGATACGCTTAAAATGATTGATGTATTAACAATCAATGATGAAGAAGCGCGTCAGCTTTCAGGCGAATACTCATTAGTTAAAGCAGCGAAGAAAATTCTGGAGATGGGCCCAAAATACCTGATCATTAAAAAAGGTGAACACGGTGCATTGCTTTTCCATGAAGATAAAGTATTCTCTACCCCTGCTCTCCCTCTTGCAGAAGTTTTCGACCCAACTGGCGCTGGTGATACTTTTGCTGGTGGTTTTATTGGTTACCTGGCGAAAGTTGGAACCATCAATTTCGATACCATGAAAAATGCAATCGTTTACGGTTCTGCATTAGCATCTTTCTGTGTAGAGAAATTCGGTACAGAAAAAATCGTCAACCTGACAGCAGCAGAAGTTGCCGGTCGTATACAGGAATTTGTAAACCTAAGCGCTTTTTCAATTACTGAAGCTTAA
- a CDS encoding cytochrome b5 domain-containing protein produces the protein MELPEFTKQQLALRNGQDKPQIWVAYLGLIYDVGESRLWKNGKHYEHWAGQDLTSELADAPHSETVFEKFTVIGKLKI, from the coding sequence ATGGAACTGCCAGAATTTACTAAACAGCAATTAGCATTGAGAAATGGACAGGACAAACCGCAAATATGGGTGGCTTATCTGGGGTTGATTTATGATGTTGGGGAAAGCCGGCTATGGAAAAACGGTAAACATTATGAGCATTGGGCAGGACAGGATTTGACCAGTGAATTAGCAGATGCACCACACTCAGAAACTGTATTTGAAAAGTTTACTGTGATTGGTAAACTGAAAATTTAG
- a CDS encoding lycopene cyclase domain-containing protein — MNYTYLFIDLALLLLPVLLFSIRQLNFTDQSKFIVLAVLISVFSFSIPTEFMTQLKVIVFNPPYLSGMTLWQLPVEELLLLFILPFSGLAVYLFLNHRFPANSLEKYSLAFSNIMLGVCIAMLYFGHQKLYTLFTFSILFVFILYIEYVNKIRFMYRFYRAFLVTLIPFYMVYGVLANLPVIQYNSTETLNFNQFNIPFETPFYFMGMLLLSIYLFEFFKLRSRR, encoded by the coding sequence ATGAACTATACTTATTTATTTATTGACCTTGCACTTTTGCTACTGCCGGTTTTACTGTTTTCTATCCGGCAACTGAACTTTACTGACCAGAGTAAATTCATAGTTCTTGCTGTTTTAATTAGTGTTTTCTCTTTCTCCATCCCTACGGAATTTATGACACAATTAAAGGTAATTGTGTTTAACCCGCCTTACCTGAGTGGGATGACTTTGTGGCAATTACCGGTAGAAGAGTTGCTGTTATTGTTTATTTTACCTTTCAGCGGGCTCGCGGTTTACTTGTTTCTTAATCATCGATTTCCCGCTAATAGCCTTGAAAAATATAGTCTCGCTTTTAGTAATATTATGCTGGGTGTATGTATAGCGATGCTCTATTTTGGTCATCAAAAGTTATATACGCTTTTTACATTTTCTATCTTATTTGTGTTTATTCTGTACATTGAATATGTCAATAAAATCAGGTTTATGTATCGTTTTTATCGCGCATTTCTGGTGACCTTAATCCCATTTTATATGGTGTACGGTGTACTGGCCAATCTTCCTGTAATTCAGTATAATAGTACTGAAACATTGAATTTTAATCAATTTAATATTCCTTTTGAAACTCCTTTTTATTTTATGGGAATGCTATTGCTGAGTATTTATCTTTTTGAGTTTTTTAAATTAAGATCACGCCGGTAA
- a CDS encoding RNA polymerase sigma factor, which produces MTKNEFNLQLHNHSVSLQSFALNFTKDIEDANDLVQDTMLKAVTYYSKFKEGTNLKGWLFTIMKNTFINNYRRLVKTNALITKSEDISSANLHYSATKNTIDSKFIIGDINKALATLQPEYYVPFIKYFEGYKYHEIADMLEIPIGTVKTRIHVARQILKKYLKTYSKEILGTEIV; this is translated from the coding sequence ATGACAAAAAATGAATTCAACCTTCAGCTTCACAACCACTCGGTTTCCTTGCAGTCATTCGCTTTAAATTTTACTAAAGATATTGAAGATGCAAACGACTTAGTTCAGGATACCATGCTGAAAGCGGTTACGTATTACAGTAAGTTCAAAGAGGGTACAAATTTGAAAGGATGGTTATTTACCATCATGAAAAATACTTTTATTAATAATTACAGGCGTTTGGTTAAAACAAATGCATTAATTACTAAATCTGAGGATATTTCTTCTGCAAATCTTCATTATAGTGCAACTAAAAATACAATAGATAGTAAGTTTATTATTGGTGACATCAATAAGGCTTTAGCAACTTTACAACCTGAATACTATGTGCCTTTCATTAAATATTTTGAAGGCTATAAATACCATGAAATTGCGGATATGCTTGAAATTCCAATTGGTACAGTAAAAACAAGGATCCACGTAGCACGACAGATATTGAAAAAATATCTTAAAACGTATTCTAAAGAAATTCTGGGAACAGAGATTGTTTAA
- the murB gene encoding UDP-N-acetylmuramate dehydrogenase: protein MLVIQENISLKPYNTFGIDVKARFFTEIFTENELVDLRDHPVFKTNKLLVLGGGSNVLFTEDYTGLVLKVSIPDITTEVADSQVFVSAGAGVVWNDLVNYCVENGFAGMENLSLIPGTVGASPIQNIGAYGVELKDVFESCEAFELATGEIKNFGYEDCHFAYRDSAFKNELKGQYIITRVNFRLFTRIRINSQYGAIQSLLAERRITHPTITDISKVVAEIRVSKLPDPSTIGNAGSFFKNPIIERSKFEVLKREFPAMISYPAGENKVKLAAGWLIEQCGFKGMTEGHTGTWKNQALVLVNHGGATGQEVYSFSEKIIDTVFSKFDIKLEREVNIL from the coding sequence ATGCTTGTAATACAAGAAAATATATCCCTTAAACCTTACAATACTTTTGGTATCGATGTCAAAGCACGTTTTTTTACTGAAATCTTTACTGAAAATGAGCTGGTAGATTTAAGGGATCATCCGGTGTTCAAGACCAACAAATTGCTGGTACTTGGAGGTGGGAGCAATGTGCTTTTTACAGAAGACTATACCGGTCTGGTGTTGAAGGTTAGTATCCCTGATATTACTACTGAAGTTGCAGATAGCCAGGTTTTTGTTAGTGCAGGAGCAGGAGTGGTATGGAATGATCTGGTGAACTATTGCGTAGAAAATGGTTTTGCAGGAATGGAAAATTTAAGCCTGATCCCGGGAACTGTAGGTGCATCACCAATCCAGAATATTGGTGCTTATGGTGTAGAACTTAAAGATGTGTTTGAGTCTTGTGAAGCATTCGAACTAGCTACAGGCGAGATTAAAAATTTTGGTTATGAGGATTGCCATTTCGCTTATAGAGACAGTGCTTTTAAAAATGAATTAAAAGGTCAATATATTATTACGCGTGTCAATTTCAGGCTATTTACCCGTATCAGAATCAATTCTCAGTATGGTGCGATACAATCGTTGCTTGCTGAAAGGAGAATTACGCATCCTACAATCACAGATATTTCAAAAGTTGTGGCAGAGATCAGGGTAAGTAAATTGCCAGATCCGTCAACTATTGGAAATGCAGGTAGTTTCTTTAAGAACCCTATTATTGAGCGTTCAAAATTTGAAGTCTTAAAACGTGAATTTCCTGCAATGATCAGCTACCCGGCCGGCGAGAATAAAGTGAAACTGGCTGCTGGATGGCTGATTGAACAATGCGGTTTTAAAGGAATGACTGAAGGGCATACAGGTACCTGGAAAAATCAGGCACTAGTGCTGGTTAACCATGGAGGTGCAACAGGTCAGGAAGTGTATAGTTTTTCAGAAAAAATTATAGACACTGTATTCTCTAAATTTGATATAAAATTGGAACGGGAAGTGAATATCCTGTAA
- a CDS encoding TetR/AcrR family transcriptional regulator, which produces MENQDRKRLLIIDAALKRFAHYGLAKTTMTEIAKDIAFSKALLYYYFPDKLSLYVSVIEHMMHTISRDLIKSVEKTSTATEGILMLLQKRQAFTQKYYNLLEYTQMIGPELPEALYEKFQRARAFELKIITGLLTKGDTSGEFSIRDIPFTTEIFVEAVSGIHFNILNRARNIFPGKEQFKLIFLKEKRFAEIFLAGLKPAD; this is translated from the coding sequence ATGGAAAATCAAGATAGAAAAAGACTTTTAATTATAGACGCTGCATTAAAGAGGTTCGCACATTACGGACTCGCAAAAACTACAATGACTGAAATCGCAAAAGACATTGCTTTTTCAAAGGCGTTACTCTATTATTATTTTCCGGATAAATTGAGCTTGTACGTTAGTGTAATCGAACATATGATGCATACCATCAGCAGGGACCTGATTAAATCTGTAGAGAAGACCTCTACCGCTACAGAAGGTATCCTGATGCTCTTGCAGAAAAGACAAGCTTTTACACAAAAGTATTACAACCTGCTTGAATACACTCAAATGATTGGCCCTGAGCTTCCGGAAGCACTGTATGAAAAATTTCAGCGTGCCAGAGCATTCGAACTTAAAATTATTACTGGTTTACTAACTAAAGGTGATACATCAGGAGAATTCTCCATCAGGGACATCCCTTTCACTACCGAAATATTTGTGGAAGCCGTATCGGGTATCCATTTCAATATTCTTAATCGTGCACGAAACATTTTTCCAGGTAAAGAACAGTTTAAACTCATTTTTCTGAAAGAAAAAAGATTTGCTGAGATCTTTCTGGCAGGTTTAAAGCCCGCAGATTAA
- a CDS encoding TetR/AcrR family transcriptional regulator, whose amino-acid sequence MAETDKKRELIIEGAIKRFIHFGINKTTMNEIAEDLSVSKPSLYYYFPDKTSLILGVVERIFRDYFDVLYADLKQSTNIETTLLNIVEIKHRFFLRYYMLHLSNGNPDSSLNSVELKSYLEKMLEKNVQFHEKIFEMAIENKEIAPQEDISKLAELYLSCQSGLTSLCVMHGNKELFPGKKELKIMKEKQISLSKIFIKGLKN is encoded by the coding sequence ATGGCAGAAACGGATAAAAAAAGGGAGCTAATTATAGAGGGTGCAATAAAGCGTTTTATACATTTTGGCATCAATAAAACTACAATGAATGAAATAGCAGAGGATCTATCTGTCTCTAAGCCTTCATTATATTATTACTTCCCAGACAAAACAAGTTTAATTCTTGGTGTAGTAGAGCGGATTTTCAGGGATTATTTCGATGTTTTATATGCCGATTTAAAGCAATCAACTAATATTGAAACCACACTATTGAACATCGTAGAAATCAAACACCGCTTTTTTCTGCGCTATTATATGCTGCATTTATCTAATGGAAATCCTGATTCTTCCTTGAATTCAGTAGAATTAAAATCATATTTAGAAAAAATGCTGGAGAAAAATGTTCAGTTTCACGAAAAAATATTTGAGATGGCTATAGAGAATAAAGAGATCGCTCCACAAGAAGATATCTCTAAACTGGCCGAACTCTACTTATCCTGCCAATCGGGTTTGACTTCTTTATGTGTCATGCATGGGAATAAAGAACTTTTTCCAGGAAAAAAAGAACTAAAAATAATGAAAGAAAAACAAATAAGTCTCTCTAAAATATTCATCAAAGGATTAAAAAACTAA
- a CDS encoding TolC family protein, translating to MTKRVKSIPILMLCLLFANLVNAQEQLTLKDALNFAIENNTNVRKAKLDIDGGKYKTQEVRAQALPQISANAGLTYNPIIGQLVFGDQAFTLGRKWNSNAGIQLSQQLFNQQVFTGLQASKTSEKYYDLNANLTEEQIIELVANNYYQVLVSRQQLNVIDTNIKNVKVVEKIIANQYQNGLAKKIDVDRIKVNLTNLETQREQTINAVVQLENQLKYSMGMPVSATITLPPDEFSKVETLPVMADSVNLENRTEIRLLNVQKDLLGLQRKAYVAEYYPQLSLTANLSKTGQSDKFDLFSRHGSAFYYDASAIGLALKIPIFSGFATRSKIRQADVNIRKNDEDIRDTKNTLNLAYENAKIQLKNNINTIKAQRQNVLLAQEIYNSTQNNYNNGLAALTDLLDTENALTSAQNSYTQALLNYKIAEIQLIKSNGNIKSLLK from the coding sequence ATGACTAAAAGAGTAAAATCAATTCCCATCTTAATGCTCTGCCTGCTGTTCGCCAACCTGGTGAATGCGCAAGAACAGCTTACGCTGAAAGATGCACTTAATTTTGCCATCGAAAACAATACAAATGTGCGTAAAGCAAAACTGGATATCGATGGTGGTAAATACAAAACACAGGAAGTAAGGGCACAGGCACTGCCACAAATCTCAGCTAATGCCGGATTAACTTACAACCCGATCATCGGACAGCTTGTTTTTGGTGATCAGGCATTTACCTTAGGAAGAAAGTGGAATTCCAATGCTGGCATACAATTAAGTCAGCAGTTATTCAATCAACAGGTTTTCACCGGCCTGCAAGCTTCAAAGACCAGTGAAAAGTATTACGACCTGAATGCAAATCTAACTGAAGAACAAATTATTGAATTAGTAGCCAATAATTATTACCAGGTTTTAGTGAGCAGACAACAATTGAATGTAATAGACACTAACATCAAGAATGTTAAAGTTGTAGAGAAAATCATTGCCAATCAATATCAAAACGGCTTAGCCAAGAAAATTGATGTGGACCGGATCAAAGTTAATTTAACTAACCTGGAGACACAACGTGAGCAAACCATTAATGCAGTTGTACAATTGGAAAATCAATTGAAATACTCAATGGGTATGCCTGTTTCGGCTACGATTACTTTACCACCTGATGAATTCAGTAAAGTAGAGACGCTGCCGGTAATGGCCGACAGTGTTAACCTTGAAAACAGAACAGAAATCAGGTTACTGAATGTTCAGAAAGATTTATTGGGTCTTCAGCGTAAAGCTTATGTTGCTGAATATTATCCGCAACTTTCCTTGACAGCTAACCTCTCAAAAACCGGTCAGAGTGATAAATTCGACTTATTCAGCAGACATGGAAGCGCTTTTTACTATGATGCTTCAGCAATAGGGCTAGCTTTAAAAATACCAATATTCAGTGGTTTTGCTACACGTTCGAAAATACGCCAGGCAGATGTGAATATCAGAAAAAACGACGAGGACATCAGAGATACTAAAAACACATTGAACCTTGCTTATGAAAATGCTAAGATTCAACTGAAAAACAATATCAATACGATTAAAGCACAACGTCAGAACGTATTACTGGCCCAGGAAATTTATAATAGTACACAAAATAACTATAACAACGGACTTGCTGCTTTAACAGATCTTCTGGATACTGAAAATGCGTTAACGTCTGCGCAAAACAGCTATACCCAGGCATTACTGAACTACAAAATTGCCGAAATACAACTAATCAAATCAAACGGAAATATAAAATCACTATTAAAATGA
- a CDS encoding efflux RND transporter periplasmic adaptor subunit produces MKRGIITVILIIVVIGAIALVLKNNKKKNDAQTALVAQGSGAISVRVAPVKKVAVDLDFSANGNFIPKKELNFLSENAGRITKIYVEEGDRVHKGQVLAHIDAEIINTDKETAQAALDNAIRDEARYVSSFKTGGVTQQQLDQAKLATRNAKLRLQSSARRVSDANIKSPIDGIVNKKYIETGAFVTAQGTQLFELVDVSKLKLKVNVNEGQVANLKVGEAVQIKSNVFPSDNFSGKITFIAAKADETLNFPIEIEVDNNHKNTIKAGMYGTAIFKFPAQAATITIPRGSFVGSVSSNEVFVLGEGNTAKQRKVVAGRIIGDQVEVLDGLKEGETVIISGQINLVDGSPVAIIK; encoded by the coding sequence ATGAAAAGAGGAATTATAACAGTCATTCTAATTATAGTTGTTATCGGAGCTATTGCTTTGGTACTTAAAAACAATAAGAAGAAAAATGACGCGCAAACGGCTTTGGTAGCTCAGGGAAGTGGTGCTATCAGTGTACGCGTGGCTCCAGTGAAAAAAGTAGCCGTTGATTTGGATTTTAGTGCAAATGGTAATTTTATACCTAAAAAGGAATTGAACTTTCTGTCAGAAAATGCAGGCCGTATTACCAAAATATATGTAGAAGAAGGTGACCGCGTACATAAAGGACAGGTTTTAGCGCATATTGATGCTGAGATTATCAATACAGATAAAGAAACTGCACAAGCTGCATTAGATAATGCAATCAGAGATGAAGCCAGGTATGTAAGCTCTTTCAAAACTGGTGGTGTAACGCAACAACAACTTGATCAGGCAAAACTAGCTACAAGAAATGCAAAACTAAGACTGCAAAGTTCTGCCAGAAGAGTAAGTGATGCGAATATCAAATCTCCGATTGATGGTATAGTAAATAAAAAATACATTGAGACTGGTGCTTTCGTTACCGCACAAGGTACACAGTTATTTGAACTGGTTGACGTTTCAAAGCTAAAGCTGAAAGTGAATGTAAACGAAGGACAGGTTGCTAACCTGAAAGTAGGTGAAGCTGTGCAGATTAAATCAAACGTATTCCCTTCTGATAATTTCTCTGGTAAAATTACTTTCATTGCTGCTAAAGCGGATGAAACACTAAACTTTCCGATTGAAATTGAGGTAGACAACAACCACAAAAACACGATCAAAGCAGGGATGTATGGAACTGCCATTTTCAAGTTTCCAGCTCAGGCAGCAACGATTACTATTCCCCGCGGTTCATTTGTGGGTAGTGTAAGCAGTAACGAGGTTTTCGTGCTTGGCGAAGGAAATACAGCAAAACAACGTAAAGTAGTTGCAGGCAGAATTATCGGTGATCAGGTAGAAGTTCTTGATGGGCTGAAAGAAGGTGAAACAGTAATCATCAGCGGACAGATCAACTTGGTTGACGGCAGTCCGGTTGCAATTATTAAATAA
- a CDS encoding efflux RND transporter permease subunit, with translation MKLTEISIKRPSLVIVVFSVLTLLGLLSYFSLSYELLPKFSQNVVSISTVYPGASPSEVENTVTKKIEDAVSSMENIKKLNAVSYESLSVVTITLNDKANVDLSLNEAQRKVNSILKDLPTDVKPPSLNKFSLDDLPVITMSASAKMDDASFYDLIDKRIAPIISRVNGVAQVNLVGGQEREIEVGLDADKIQGYGLSVLQVQQSILTSNLDFPTGSVKTHDQDILIRLSGKYKNVDELRKLVVGTGKDGAQIRLQDIADVRDAQKEVEKLARIDRKGAIAIQIIKQSDANAVEVSKSVHKVIATLQKDYAKNDLKIIIANDSSIFTLESADAVIHDLLLAIVLVAFVMLFFLHSIRNALIVMVSIPASLIATFIGISVLGYTLNLMSLLGLSLVVGILVDDAIVVLENIYRHMEMGKNKVRAAYDATSEIGFTVVSITLVIVVVFFPIAVSTGLVSNILRQFCVVVIIATLLSLLTSFSIVPLLSSRFGKLEKIEGKNIFGRFILWFEAQLRKFTIWITSILTWSLANKGKTILIVLVMFFGSCGLIPAGYIGTEFFPKSDKGEFLVQIELPKDASIEQTNLMTQKAEAFLVKKPEILQLITTVGQSSGDFGGTQATAYKSEINVKLVERDKREDVSSIYATKVSRELAKVLVGAKVKTVPISILGIAENAPIELVVMGSDLDSAMKYAEGAKAVLAKIKGSAELKLSVENGSPEINVQVDRDKMAALGLTLQTVGATMQTAFSGNTDGKFRRGEYEYDINIRYQTFNRKNIDDVRNLIFVNTVGKQIKLSQFAAITNGSGPSQLERRDKSTSVSVRAQSIGRPTGTIVAEFQQQLLDLEKSGKLRKPVGVSYVWAGDAENQGDGFGTLGIALLASIILVYLIMVALYDSFVYPFVVMFSIPLSVIGALLALALTNNALNIFTILGLIMLIGLVAKNAIILVDFTNQMKAEGKTTHEALVLANHARLRPILMTTIAMVIGMLPIALAGGAGAEWKNGLAWVIIGGLLSSLFLTLIVVPVMYQIFDGILERFGFNKKGVTIDELMVEPYDHKEVHEYDLDHQH, from the coding sequence ATGAAATTAACAGAAATATCAATAAAAAGACCTTCACTTGTCATCGTTGTATTCAGCGTTCTGACATTACTGGGTTTATTGAGCTACTTCTCTTTAAGTTACGAGTTGCTGCCCAAGTTCTCTCAGAATGTGGTGTCTATTTCCACGGTATACCCAGGTGCATCGCCGAGTGAGGTAGAAAATACCGTAACCAAGAAAATTGAGGATGCGGTATCTTCCATGGAGAATATCAAGAAACTGAATGCGGTTTCTTATGAAAGTTTATCTGTGGTGACGATCACCCTGAATGATAAAGCCAACGTAGATTTATCATTAAATGAGGCACAACGTAAAGTAAATTCAATTCTGAAAGATTTACCAACCGACGTAAAACCACCTTCATTAAATAAGTTCTCGCTGGATGACTTACCAGTAATTACAATGTCAGCATCTGCAAAAATGGATGATGCCTCGTTCTATGACCTGATTGACAAACGTATTGCCCCGATTATATCCAGGGTAAACGGTGTTGCACAGGTTAACCTGGTAGGCGGACAAGAACGTGAAATTGAAGTGGGTCTGGATGCAGACAAAATTCAGGGATACGGCTTATCTGTTTTACAAGTTCAGCAGTCAATTTTAACATCTAATCTGGACTTCCCTACTGGTAGTGTAAAAACACATGACCAGGACATCTTAATCCGTTTATCCGGTAAATACAAAAACGTAGATGAACTGCGTAAATTAGTTGTAGGTACAGGAAAAGATGGCGCACAGATCCGTTTGCAGGATATCGCAGACGTAAGGGATGCACAAAAAGAAGTAGAGAAATTAGCGCGTATAGACCGTAAAGGTGCGATTGCAATACAAATCATCAAACAATCTGATGCGAATGCCGTAGAGGTAAGTAAAAGCGTGCATAAGGTAATTGCAACTTTGCAGAAAGACTATGCTAAAAATGATCTGAAAATAATCATTGCAAATGACAGTTCTATTTTCACTCTGGAATCTGCTGATGCGGTAATTCATGATTTATTGCTTGCAATTGTTCTGGTGGCTTTTGTTATGCTTTTCTTCTTACACAGTATTAGAAATGCATTAATTGTTATGGTTTCTATCCCAGCCTCACTGATTGCAACTTTTATCGGGATCAGCGTATTGGGCTATACTTTAAACCTGATGTCTCTACTGGGCTTATCTCTGGTAGTAGGTATTTTAGTGGATGATGCGATTGTGGTATTGGAGAACATTTACCGTCACATGGAGATGGGTAAGAACAAAGTGCGTGCTGCCTACGATGCAACCAGCGAAATTGGCTTTACCGTAGTATCCATTACCCTGGTAATTGTTGTAGTATTCTTCCCGATTGCTGTAAGTACAGGTCTGGTTTCCAATATTCTGCGTCAATTCTGCGTAGTAGTAATTATTGCGACTTTACTATCCTTACTAACCTCCTTTTCTATCGTCCCTCTTTTATCATCCCGTTTTGGTAAACTAGAGAAAATAGAGGGCAAAAACATATTTGGCCGTTTCATTTTATGGTTCGAAGCCCAATTACGTAAATTCACAATCTGGATTACAAGTATTTTAACCTGGTCATTAGCCAATAAAGGAAAAACAATTCTGATTGTACTGGTAATGTTTTTCGGTTCATGCGGACTAATTCCGGCAGGATATATCGGAACAGAGTTTTTCCCTAAAAGTGATAAAGGAGAATTCCTTGTACAAATAGAGCTTCCTAAAGATGCTTCCATCGAACAAACGAATTTGATGACACAAAAAGCAGAAGCCTTTTTAGTTAAAAAACCAGAAATCCTGCAATTGATTACGACTGTAGGGCAATCAAGCGGTGACTTTGGGGGAACACAAGCTACAGCTTATAAATCTGAGATCAATGTAAAATTGGTTGAACGCGATAAACGCGAAGACGTATCAAGTATTTATGCGACAAAAGTAAGTCGCGAACTAGCCAAAGTATTGGTTGGTGCTAAAGTAAAAACTGTTCCGATCAGTATTTTAGGTATTGCAGAAAATGCACCTATTGAACTGGTGGTTATGGGTTCAGATTTAGACAGCGCAATGAAATATGCCGAAGGTGCTAAAGCTGTTCTGGCAAAAATCAAAGGATCAGCAGAGCTTAAGCTATCCGTTGAGAATGGTAGCCCTGAGATTAATGTACAGGTAGACCGTGATAAAATGGCTGCTCTGGGCCTTACACTGCAAACAGTAGGTGCAACCATGCAGACTGCTTTTAGTGGAAATACAGACGGTAAATTCCGTAGAGGAGAATACGAGTATGATATTAATATCCGTTACCAGACATTTAACCGTAAAAACATTGACGATGTAAGAAATCTGATCTTTGTAAATACGGTAGGGAAACAAATTAAGTTATCACAATTTGCAGCAATTACCAATGGTTCAGGGCCAAGTCAGCTGGAAAGAAGAGATAAGAGTACTTCCGTTTCAGTAAGGGCACAATCCATCGGACGTCCAACAGGTACAATTGTGGCTGAATTCCAGCAACAATTGTTAGATCTGGAAAAATCAGGCAAACTTAGAAAACCTGTAGGTGTAAGTTATGTATGGGCAGGGGATGCTGAAAACCAGGGAGATGGTTTCGGAACTTTAGGAATAGCCTTATTGGCCTCAATCATCCTGGTTTACCTGATTATGGTAGCCCTTTACGACAGTTTTGTTTATCCTTTTGTAGTCATGTTCTCGATACCTTTATCAGTTATCGGAGCCTTACTTGCATTGGCATTAACAAATAATGCCTTAAATATATTTACAATTCTAGGTTTAATCATGCTGATCGGTCTGGTAGCTAAGAATGCGATTATCCTGGTCGATTTTACCAACCAGATGAAAGCTGAAGGTAAAACTACACACGAAGCACTTGTTTTAGCCAATCATGCACGTTTACGTCCAATTCTGATGACAACCATTGCGATGGTAATCGGTATGTTGCCGATTGCGCTTGCAGGTGGTGCAGGTGCAGAATGGAAAAACGGTCTGGCCTGGGTAATTATCGGTGGACTTTTAAGTTCATTATTCCTGACCCTGATTGTAGTACCGGTAATGTACCAGATCTTCGACGGAATTCTTGAACGTTTCGGTTTCAATAAAAAAGGAGTCACTATTGATGAATTAATGGTAGAACCTTATGATCATAAAGAAGTTCACGAGTACGATTTAGATCATCAGCATTAA